A single Candidatus Thermokryptus mobilis DNA region contains:
- a CDS encoding capsule assembly Wzi family protein — MRKILYALIIFISTNLLSQVENVPITNRVYMFLKRMEVKGFIKNFDDVSLPLSRGEVAKFLSEINSQYEKLSRNERETLKLLMIEFENELKKENFFETKIFSDFLKREFLFSDRAKYLYSYRDTSISFFVDALVNFDLRFSRASNVLLAEIGGRLRGTYDGKIGFYLQSTDGQIFGDKKLALEDLKLKQNYKLNEPGSVNFDFTEAYIKYQTKHISLQIGREAITQGYGFSGKLFISETAPVFDFFKISFKYKGVSYDFVHSWLLGTKFTIPDTTAGNIIVINSKYLATHRLNFNFWDKFNFGVWEGIIYARRFPELAYLNPFNFYKSAEHSLQDRDNSLLGFNFKSNLFKNFQIYGTILIDDINFPLIGTGWYGNQLGYQVGLYFAGLKDTDIILEYTRIEPYVYSHRINENNYTHNGFLLGHWIGPNSDDFFIKINYLLSKRTVLNFFVEKIRHGKNKIVGTDTLNVGGDYNLGHRVNDSNTVRFLSGDTEKRYKFGGSLFIEFAKDFFAIFGVEKYERNFLTYFKIKFDY; from the coding sequence ATGAGAAAAATCCTCTACGCCCTAATAATTTTTATCTCAACAAATTTACTTTCTCAAGTTGAGAATGTCCCGATAACAAACAGAGTTTACATGTTTTTAAAAAGAATGGAAGTCAAGGGGTTTATAAAAAATTTTGACGATGTCTCATTGCCACTGTCAAGGGGGGAAGTTGCCAAATTTTTAAGCGAAATCAATTCACAATATGAGAAACTGAGTAGGAATGAAAGGGAAACCCTCAAACTCTTGATGATTGAATTTGAGAATGAACTTAAAAAAGAAAACTTTTTTGAAACTAAAATCTTCAGCGACTTTTTAAAAAGAGAATTTTTATTCTCCGACAGAGCCAAATACTTATACTCTTACAGAGATACGAGCATTTCATTCTTTGTTGATGCGCTTGTAAATTTTGATTTAAGGTTTTCACGAGCTTCAAATGTTTTACTTGCTGAAATTGGTGGAAGGTTAAGAGGTACATACGATGGCAAAATTGGATTTTACTTACAATCAACGGATGGTCAAATTTTCGGTGATAAAAAACTTGCGCTTGAGGACTTGAAATTGAAACAAAATTATAAACTCAACGAGCCCGGTTCCGTAAATTTTGATTTCACAGAAGCATACATAAAATATCAAACGAAGCATATAAGCTTACAAATCGGGAGAGAAGCGATAACACAGGGTTATGGTTTTTCTGGGAAACTTTTCATTTCGGAAACCGCCCCTGTCTTTGATTTCTTCAAAATTAGTTTTAAATACAAAGGCGTATCCTACGACTTCGTTCATTCCTGGCTTCTTGGGACAAAGTTTACAATACCCGATACAACTGCAGGCAATATAATCGTTATAAATTCAAAGTATCTTGCAACCCACAGATTGAATTTCAACTTTTGGGACAAGTTTAACTTTGGTGTTTGGGAAGGGATCATTTACGCAAGGCGTTTCCCAGAGCTTGCATACCTTAACCCATTTAATTTTTACAAGTCGGCTGAACATTCACTTCAAGACAGGGACAATTCCCTACTTGGCTTCAATTTCAAGTCAAATTTATTCAAAAATTTTCAAATTTACGGGACGATTTTGATTGACGATATAAACTTTCCCCTAATCGGCACGGGTTGGTATGGGAATCAACTCGGATATCAAGTGGGGCTATACTTTGCTGGCTTAAAGGATACGGACATCATACTTGAATACACAAGGATAGAACCGTATGTATATTCGCACAGGATAAACGAAAACAATTACACTCACAATGGTTTTTTGCTTGGACATTGGATTGGACCTAATTCGGATGATTTTTTCATCAAAATTAATTATCTTCTATCAAAAAGAACCGTATTGAACTTTTTTGTTGAAAAAATAAGACATGGGAAGAATAAAATCGTCGGGACAGACACTTTAAATGTTGGAGGTGATTATAATCTTGGGCATCGCGTTAACGATTCCAACACAGTTAGGTTTCTCAGCGGTGATACTGAGAAAAGGTATAAATTTGGGGGCAGTTTATTTATAGAATTCGCGAAGGATTTTTTCGCCATATTCGGTGTTGAAAAATATGAGAGAAATTTTTTAACTTATTTCAAAATAAAATTTGACTATTAG
- a CDS encoding glycosyltransferase: protein MHRFSVIIPTLNEEKTIQWAEKTFDEELKKKFNIEVIVSDGGSTDSTIEIAKKFADKIILNETKERQTIGGGRNIGALHSDGEILIFLNADARISDVETFFKLCDNLFKMPSIVALAFEVNVYPEEENLKDKIFHAFLNKFFATLNIIGLGMGRGECHAIKREFFFKVNGYNEKLPAGEDFDLYMRLRRLGKIINVYGVKIYESPRRYRKYGYIRTLTLWFLNSISIMFLRRSISKDWDAVR, encoded by the coding sequence ATGCACAGATTTTCTGTCATAATTCCAACCCTTAACGAAGAAAAAACAATTCAATGGGCGGAAAAAACATTTGACGAAGAGTTAAAAAAGAAATTCAACATTGAAGTGATCGTAAGTGATGGAGGGAGCACCGACTCAACAATTGAGATAGCGAAGAAATTTGCCGATAAAATAATTTTGAACGAAACAAAAGAAAGGCAAACGATAGGTGGGGGTAGAAACATAGGCGCTTTGCACTCCGACGGGGAAATACTTATATTTTTAAATGCAGACGCAAGGATAAGCGATGTTGAAACTTTTTTTAAATTATGCGATAATCTCTTTAAAATGCCGTCAATAGTTGCTCTCGCTTTTGAAGTAAATGTTTATCCGGAAGAAGAAAATCTGAAAGATAAAATTTTTCACGCTTTCTTGAACAAATTCTTCGCAACCCTTAATATAATTGGGCTAGGTATGGGGAGAGGCGAATGCCATGCGATAAAAAGGGAGTTTTTCTTCAAAGTTAACGGCTACAACGAAAAACTACCGGCTGGCGAGGATTTTGACCTTTACATGCGACTTCGCCGGCTTGGCAAAATAATCAATGTTTATGGGGTGAAAATTTATGAATCACCGAGAAGATACCGCAAGTATGGTTACATAAGAACATTAACGCTGTGGTTTTTGAATTCAATTTCAATTATGTTTTTGAGAAGGTCAATTTCAAAAGATTGGGACGCTGTAAGATGA
- the gcvPA gene encoding aminomethyl-transferring glycine dehydrogenase subunit GcvPA, with amino-acid sequence MGFVPNTEEDKKEMLKAIGVSSFEELISDIPAEIRLKEELNLPEPLSEYEVLKELQDISEKNLDLNHAICFLGGGAYDHFIPSAVFTIISRSEFYTAYTPYQAEVSQGTLQSIYEYQTMICRLTGMDAANASMYDGGSALAEAVLLSIGYTERKEVVVAGPVNPNYLKVVKTYTHPRKAQIKLTKFDAGVCDIEDLKQKVTDNTACVIVQQPNFFGNIEDVFEIERITHLHGALFIVAIDPISLGLLVPPGEYGADIVVGEGQPLGIPLSFGGPYLGIFAVKEFLIRKMPGRLSGITIDRNGERGFTLTLQTREQHIRREKATSNICTNQGLMMLAATVYMALMGKQGLKEVATLCLQKSHYLAEKISQIDGFKLKYKQPFFKEFVVETPLPVSLIKDKLQAKKILPGIDISKFAGYGDGLLIAVTEKRTKKEMDIFVDELKNLVG; translated from the coding sequence ATGGGCTTCGTTCCAAATACCGAGGAAGACAAAAAAGAAATGTTAAAAGCAATTGGGGTATCATCATTTGAGGAGCTCATCTCCGACATACCCGCCGAGATAAGGTTAAAAGAGGAACTAAATCTCCCAGAGCCACTTTCTGAATATGAGGTTTTAAAGGAACTTCAGGACATATCTGAGAAAAATCTTGATTTAAACCATGCGATTTGTTTCCTCGGAGGCGGGGCATATGATCACTTCATACCCTCAGCCGTTTTCACAATAATAAGCAGGTCGGAATTTTACACAGCATATACCCCTTATCAAGCGGAGGTGAGCCAAGGAACATTGCAATCAATTTATGAATACCAGACAATGATTTGCCGTTTGACGGGAATGGATGCAGCAAATGCCTCAATGTATGATGGTGGAAGCGCTCTTGCCGAAGCAGTTTTACTTTCAATAGGATATACCGAAAGAAAAGAGGTTGTGGTAGCAGGTCCAGTTAATCCAAACTATCTCAAGGTAGTAAAAACATACACTCACCCGAGAAAAGCGCAGATCAAATTGACAAAATTTGATGCTGGCGTATGTGATATTGAGGATTTAAAACAAAAGGTCACTGACAATACCGCCTGTGTTATAGTTCAGCAACCGAACTTCTTTGGAAACATTGAAGATGTATTTGAAATTGAACGTATAACTCACTTGCATGGCGCTTTATTTATTGTTGCGATTGATCCAATTTCGCTTGGGTTGCTTGTTCCTCCGGGTGAATATGGAGCTGACATTGTTGTTGGGGAAGGTCAACCGCTTGGGATACCCTTAAGCTTTGGTGGACCCTATCTTGGAATTTTTGCCGTAAAGGAATTTTTAATTAGAAAAATGCCTGGGCGTCTCTCCGGCATCACGATTGACAGAAATGGTGAAAGAGGTTTTACGCTCACACTTCAAACAAGGGAACAGCATATACGAAGGGAAAAGGCAACCTCAAACATATGCACGAATCAGGGCTTGATGATGCTCGCCGCAACTGTCTATATGGCTTTAATGGGAAAACAAGGATTAAAAGAAGTTGCAACGCTTTGCCTTCAAAAAAGTCATTACCTTGCCGAAAAAATTTCACAAATTGACGGCTTCAAGCTCAAGTATAAACAGCCATTTTTCAAAGAGTTCGTTGTTGAAACACCGCTTCCAGTTTCGCTTATCAAAGATAAATTGCAGGCGAAAAAAATTTTGCCCGGGATTGACATTTCAAAATTTGCCGGCTACGGTGATGGTCTGTTGATCGCAGTCACTGAGAAAAGGACGAAGAAAGAGATGGATATCTTCGTTGATGAGTTAAAAAATCTCGTGGGTTGA
- the gcvH gene encoding glycine cleavage system protein GcvH, whose protein sequence is MQFPENLRYTKEHEWVRVENDSIGVVGITDYAQSELGDIVYVELPQIGKQVKQLEPFGTIEAVKAVSDLFSPLSGEVIEVNEKLKDSPDLINKDPYGEGWIIKIKISDLSELDNLLSAEDYKKLIGK, encoded by the coding sequence ATGCAATTCCCAGAAAATTTAAGGTACACAAAAGAACATGAATGGGTCAGAGTTGAAAATGACTCTATCGGGGTCGTTGGAATCACGGATTACGCTCAAAGTGAATTAGGTGATATCGTCTATGTTGAACTTCCACAGATCGGAAAACAAGTAAAACAACTTGAGCCCTTCGGCACAATTGAAGCTGTCAAAGCCGTCTCAGACCTTTTCTCTCCGTTATCGGGTGAAGTCATTGAAGTTAATGAAAAACTGAAGGATTCACCCGATTTAATCAACAAAGACCCCTATGGCGAGGGCTGGATAATTAAAATTAAAATCAGCGATTTAAGCGAGCTTGACAATTTGCTTTCAGCGGAGGACTACAAAAAGTTAATTGGAAAGTAA
- the accC gene encoding acetyl-CoA carboxylase biotin carboxylase subunit, with protein MLKKILIANRGEIALRIIRTCKELGIKTVAVYSEADKYSLHVRFADEAVCIGPGPSKDSYLNIPRIIAAAEITNAEAIHPGYGFLAENAMFAEICESSGIKFIGPTPDAIEAMGDKALAKETMKKAGVPVIPGSDGIVETFEQAREIANEIGYPVMLKAAAGGGGKGMRLVRNDDELENAWQTARAEAEAAFGNPAVYVEKFIERPRHIEIQILADEYGNVIHLGERDCSIQRRHQKLIEESPSPIVTPELREAMGQAAVKGAKSVKYRNAGTIEFLVDKDGNFYFMEMNTRIQVEHPVTEMVYGIDIVREQIRIASGEKLGIKQKQIKPNGHAIECRINAEDPFNGFRPSPGKITALHFPGGYGVRVDSHIYQEYVVPPYYDSMIAKLIVHARNRDEAIARMLRALDEFIIEGVHTTIPFHIKILNSPQFRSGVDYDTKYIDTSFNMND; from the coding sequence TTGCTAAAGAAAATTTTAATCGCCAATAGAGGAGAAATCGCTTTACGGATAATTAGAACCTGTAAAGAACTGGGGATAAAAACTGTCGCCGTTTATTCCGAGGCGGATAAATACTCACTTCATGTCAGATTCGCAGACGAAGCTGTTTGCATAGGTCCTGGACCTAGCAAAGATAGTTACCTTAACATACCGAGGATAATAGCAGCTGCTGAGATAACAAATGCCGAGGCGATACATCCCGGATATGGCTTCCTCGCTGAAAATGCTATGTTCGCTGAGATATGTGAATCTTCAGGGATAAAATTTATAGGTCCAACGCCCGATGCTATTGAGGCGATGGGGGACAAGGCACTTGCAAAAGAAACAATGAAAAAAGCTGGTGTTCCAGTTATCCCCGGAAGTGATGGTATTGTTGAAACATTTGAGCAAGCTCGTGAAATAGCAAATGAAATCGGATATCCAGTAATGCTTAAAGCAGCTGCTGGTGGTGGTGGAAAAGGAATGCGATTGGTCAGAAACGATGATGAACTTGAAAATGCCTGGCAAACCGCAAGAGCAGAAGCTGAAGCTGCATTTGGAAACCCAGCCGTTTATGTTGAAAAGTTTATTGAAAGACCAAGACATATTGAAATCCAAATACTTGCTGATGAATACGGAAATGTTATCCACCTCGGTGAAAGGGATTGTTCAATTCAAAGAAGACACCAAAAACTTATAGAAGAGTCCCCTTCCCCAATTGTCACACCTGAACTTCGCGAAGCAATGGGACAGGCTGCTGTAAAAGGAGCCAAAAGCGTAAAATATAGAAATGCTGGAACAATTGAATTCCTTGTTGATAAAGATGGGAATTTCTACTTTATGGAGATGAACACAAGAATCCAGGTTGAACACCCAGTGACAGAGATGGTCTATGGAATTGACATAGTGAGAGAGCAGATAAGAATTGCTTCAGGTGAAAAACTCGGAATAAAACAAAAACAAATAAAGCCAAACGGTCACGCAATTGAATGTAGAATAAATGCCGAAGACCCGTTCAACGGTTTTAGACCCTCGCCTGGAAAAATCACAGCACTTCATTTCCCAGGTGGATATGGCGTCAGAGTTGACTCACACATTTATCAAGAATATGTTGTCCCTCCATATTACGATTCAATGATCGCAAAACTTATAGTTCACGCAAGAAATAGGGATGAAGCTATAGCTCGCATGTTAAGAGCACTTGATGAATTTATAATTGAAGGCGTTCACACAACAATTCCATTTCATATAAAAATTTTAAATTCGCCACAATTTAGAAGCGGTGTTGATTACGACACAAAATATATTGATACAAGCTTCAACATGAACGATTAA
- the accB gene encoding acetyl-CoA carboxylase biotin carboxyl carrier protein: protein MDLNYIKELIKAVDESGVEEVEIEIEGSRVRISKNRKGEAVATGTNSTMNYIPIPFPIYPPAGFVQQPLPLTTQPQISQAQPTIQESATTKEEKKEVTAVETGKKYHEIKSPIVGTFYRAPAPDAEPYVKVGDEVFPGTVLCIVEAMKLMNEIESDVHGIVAKILVENAQPVEYGQPLFLIELLD from the coding sequence ATGGATTTAAATTACATCAAGGAATTAATCAAAGCTGTAGATGAAAGCGGTGTTGAAGAGGTTGAGATAGAAATTGAGGGTTCAAGGGTAAGGATAAGCAAAAACAGAAAAGGAGAAGCGGTAGCCACGGGGACAAATTCAACTATGAATTATATTCCGATTCCTTTTCCGATTTATCCTCCTGCTGGTTTCGTTCAACAACCCTTACCCTTGACGACTCAACCGCAGATTTCACAAGCCCAACCGACAATTCAAGAGTCCGCCACAACGAAGGAAGAGAAAAAAGAAGTCACGGCTGTTGAGACAGGGAAAAAATACCACGAGATAAAATCACCGATAGTTGGAACATTTTATCGGGCACCAGCACCAGATGCTGAACCGTATGTCAAAGTTGGTGATGAAGTTTTCCCCGGAACTGTGCTTTGTATAGTTGAAGCGATGAAACTTATGAACGAAATTGAATCGGATGTTCACGGAATCGTTGCGAAAATTTTAGTTGAGAATGCTCAGCCAGTTGAATATGGGCAACCTCTCTTTTTAATTGAACTCCTTGATTAA
- the efp gene encoding elongation factor P, whose translation MATTADIRNGLNIRYNGKVYTVIDFQHVKRGRGGAFVRVKLKEVKTGRVLEETFDSGEEIEIVRLDFRKFQFLYKDGDEFVFMDLETFDQIHVPSELVGENALFMKENETVDILFDGDQILGIQLPTFVELEVIETEPGIKGDTVTNVMKPAKLETGAVINVPLFIEQGEKIRVDTRTGEYVERVK comes from the coding sequence ATGGCTACAACTGCTGACATCAGAAACGGTTTGAACATAAGATACAACGGGAAGGTCTATACTGTGATTGATTTCCAACATGTAAAAAGAGGTCGTGGTGGGGCTTTTGTTAGGGTTAAGCTTAAAGAAGTTAAAACGGGAAGGGTGCTTGAAGAGACATTTGACTCGGGAGAGGAAATAGAAATTGTGCGCCTTGATTTCAGAAAGTTTCAATTTTTATACAAGGATGGAGACGAGTTCGTCTTTATGGACCTTGAAACATTTGATCAGATACATGTCCCAAGCGAACTAGTCGGGGAAAATGCACTTTTTATGAAGGAGAATGAAACGGTTGATATACTCTTTGACGGAGACCAAATCCTTGGAATCCAGCTCCCAACATTTGTTGAGCTTGAAGTGATTGAGACGGAACCTGGAATAAAAGGCGATACCGTGACAAATGTTATGAAGCCGGCTAAACTTGAGACAGGGGCTGTCATAAATGTTCCGCTTTTCATTGAACAGGGTGAAAAAATCAGAGTTGATACTAGAACGGGTGAATATGTTGAAAGGGTAAAATAA
- the glgP gene encoding alpha-glucan family phosphorylase produces the protein MQKVAGRVDEVINSLYEIAYNLWWTYNPEAQEIFEMLSPMMWKISNQNALQTLKSISKLELMARLSNKDFLEKIERVVEKFKNYIETRKELSKRDFPDFVNNPVAYFTAEFGLHESIPIYSGGLGILSGDHAKSASDIGLPFVGVSLFYRFGYFDQRIAENGWQIEEYNPVQPDFLPVKLVVDESGEPIKIKVRIAHADVYIQAWEVNVGISKIYLLDTNLPENDFHYRDITSRVYGGDATTRIFQEIVLGIGGVRFLKALGIEPAVYHLNEGHSAFLTLELMREELESGKTKEEAEENVKEKCVFTTHTPVPAGHDRFTPDLIEYALGDFIKSLGMGLKEFLSYGRIHPDNEQETFCMTVLALKLTRGANAVSQLNSVISRKMWQPLFRSKSEREVPIGHVTNGIHSLTWLSRVAYEFWCRKLGENWYEQIESSKLWERVLDEDFITDEEIWAIRYELRRNLVEFVRERILKQLLRLGLDSRVNINSILSVDALTIGFSRRFAAYKRAPLIFSDIERAKKIFSNKDKPVQIIFSGKAHPRDDAGKEFLQRIVNISKMPEFVGKVVFIENYDMNIARYLVSGCDLWLNNPRRPLEASGTSGQKIILNFGLNFSILDGWWREAFNQLNGWAIGKDESVEDPNIQDKIDAESLYQTLEDEIIPTFYNRDEKGIPREWIKRIRNSIATITYFFNTNRMVREYVKKYYRRGLDN, from the coding sequence ATGCAAAAAGTTGCTGGAAGAGTTGATGAGGTCATTAATTCACTTTATGAGATCGCTTATAATCTCTGGTGGACCTATAACCCAGAGGCGCAGGAGATATTTGAGATGCTATCGCCGATGATGTGGAAAATCTCAAATCAAAATGCCCTTCAAACATTAAAGTCAATTTCAAAATTGGAACTTATGGCGCGCCTGTCAAATAAAGATTTTTTGGAGAAAATTGAGAGAGTTGTAGAGAAGTTTAAAAATTACATTGAAACAAGAAAAGAACTTTCAAAAAGGGACTTTCCCGATTTTGTAAATAATCCGGTTGCCTACTTTACTGCCGAGTTTGGTCTACACGAATCTATTCCAATTTACTCCGGTGGACTTGGGATTTTATCTGGCGACCACGCTAAATCTGCAAGTGATATCGGTTTACCCTTTGTTGGGGTGAGTTTATTTTACAGATTCGGGTATTTTGACCAGAGAATTGCTGAGAACGGTTGGCAAATTGAAGAATACAACCCTGTTCAGCCCGATTTTCTTCCTGTTAAACTTGTCGTAGATGAGAGTGGTGAACCAATTAAAATCAAGGTTAGAATAGCCCACGCTGATGTTTATATTCAGGCGTGGGAGGTCAATGTCGGAATTTCAAAAATTTATCTTCTTGACACAAATCTTCCCGAAAATGACTTTCATTACCGGGATATAACAAGCAGGGTTTACGGTGGTGATGCCACAACTCGGATATTTCAAGAGATAGTCCTTGGGATCGGCGGTGTAAGATTTTTGAAGGCGTTAGGGATTGAACCGGCGGTTTATCATTTGAATGAGGGACACAGTGCTTTTTTGACGCTTGAACTTATGCGTGAGGAATTAGAGAGTGGTAAAACAAAAGAAGAGGCTGAAGAAAATGTCAAGGAAAAATGTGTTTTCACAACGCATACACCAGTTCCAGCAGGGCATGACAGATTTACGCCTGATTTAATTGAGTATGCACTTGGTGATTTCATAAAATCGCTTGGAATGGGTTTAAAGGAGTTTCTCTCTTACGGGCGGATTCACCCCGATAATGAACAGGAGACATTCTGTATGACTGTGCTTGCTCTTAAGTTGACGCGAGGGGCGAACGCTGTGAGTCAGTTAAACAGTGTTATAAGTAGGAAAATGTGGCAACCCTTGTTTCGGAGCAAATCTGAAAGAGAGGTTCCAATTGGGCATGTAACAAATGGGATACATTCTCTAACATGGCTTAGCAGGGTTGCTTACGAATTTTGGTGTAGAAAACTTGGGGAGAACTGGTATGAGCAGATAGAAAGTTCAAAATTATGGGAGAGAGTTCTTGATGAAGATTTTATAACTGATGAGGAGATATGGGCGATAAGGTATGAACTTAGGAGAAATCTTGTTGAGTTTGTGAGGGAGAGGATTTTGAAGCAACTTTTGAGGCTCGGGCTTGATTCGCGGGTGAATATAAATTCAATTCTTTCTGTAGATGCATTAACGATAGGTTTTTCGCGTAGGTTTGCAGCATACAAGCGGGCACCGTTGATTTTTTCTGACATTGAAAGGGCAAAGAAAATTTTTTCCAATAAGGATAAACCAGTTCAAATAATTTTTTCTGGAAAAGCACATCCAAGAGATGATGCTGGGAAGGAATTCTTGCAAAGGATTGTCAATATCTCAAAAATGCCTGAGTTTGTTGGAAAAGTTGTTTTCATTGAAAATTATGACATGAACATAGCAAGGTATCTTGTTTCAGGGTGCGACCTCTGGCTTAACAATCCGAGAAGACCTCTTGAAGCAAGTGGCACAAGCGGTCAGAAGATAATTTTGAATTTCGGTTTAAATTTCAGCATACTTGATGGGTGGTGGCGCGAGGCGTTTAATCAATTAAATGGTTGGGCTATCGGCAAAGACGAGTCGGTTGAGGACCCAAACATACAGGACAAAATTGACGCAGAATCGCTTTATCAAACACTTGAAGATGAAATAATCCCCACTTTTTACAACCGGGACGAGAAAGGTATCCCAAGGGAATGGATTAAGAGAATAAGAAATTCAATCGCAACGATCACTTACTTTTTCAACACGAATAGAATGGTAAGGGAATATGTCAAGAAGTATTATCGGCGGGGTCTTGATAATTAA
- a CDS encoding single-stranded DNA-binding protein — MARSLNKVLLIGNLGADPELRYTPSGVPVATFRIATNETWRDVDGNLQERTEWHTIVVWRKLAELSVDLLKKGSKVYIEGRLQTRTYEDKNGIRRSVTEIVADDIILLEPRSVTNETATQQKPAIQAGPPEEIPEPFLDDITKTETPPEEPGQKLDDEDDLPF, encoded by the coding sequence ATGGCGAGGAGTTTAAATAAGGTATTGCTTATAGGGAATCTTGGTGCAGACCCGGAGCTCAGATATACCCCGAGTGGGGTTCCTGTTGCTACTTTCAGAATCGCAACAAACGAAACTTGGCGCGATGTTGATGGGAACCTTCAGGAGAGGACGGAGTGGCACACGATAGTTGTGTGGCGGAAATTGGCTGAGTTGTCGGTTGACCTTTTGAAAAAGGGGAGCAAAGTTTATATTGAAGGTCGCCTTCAAACTAGAACCTATGAAGATAAAAACGGAATAAGAAGAAGCGTTACCGAGATAGTAGCTGATGATATAATTTTGCTTGAGCCAAGAAGCGTTACCAATGAAACCGCCACACAGCAAAAACCAGCAATACAAGCAGGTCCACCTGAAGAAATCCCAGAGCCATTTTTGGATGATATAACGAAAACTGAGACACCGCCAGAAGAACCCGGTCAGAAATTGGATGATGAAGACGACTTACCATTTTAA
- a CDS encoding hemolysin family protein: protein MFYDLLVLVVLIFVLLFLSGLTSASEVAFFSLPASTVENFSRSESRSKKLVAKLLEQPQKLLLTILITNNFVNVGIALVGTIIALRLSQIFEVELEYAISVSVILITVLVIVFGEILPKIISSKNSELVSSLLSGFVNIASIIFYPFTELFLILTNAFKKRIPKPESNVLVEEIEPLIELGGKYGVIHNEEKKIIKNLLQFPEKTVKDVMTSRVDMVAIELGTELNQIIKVIRETGFSRLPVYQEQIDNIIGILYAKDIIQFVRDRKARKKFDIRKILREPIFVPETMRLKTLLQEFKQRKMHIAIVVDEFGGTAGLVTLQDIITEIFGEIERDLQEDKLFEKVGENEFVFDGGLSIDEANEILGTNLKTTQSDYDTIGGFVLEITGKIPKERDVIIYENLKFTIEKVDNRRIKKIRVEKLKEQSDV from the coding sequence ATGTTTTATGACTTGCTGGTTCTTGTTGTTTTGATTTTTGTCTTGTTGTTTTTATCAGGGCTTACTTCTGCTTCCGAAGTTGCCTTCTTCTCTTTGCCTGCATCCACTGTGGAAAATTTTTCAAGAAGTGAGTCAAGGTCAAAAAAACTTGTTGCAAAACTTCTTGAACAACCACAAAAACTTCTTCTTACGATTTTAATAACAAATAACTTCGTCAATGTCGGTATAGCTCTTGTTGGGACTATAATCGCATTGAGATTAAGCCAAATTTTTGAAGTTGAGTTAGAATATGCTATCTCGGTGAGTGTAATTTTGATCACTGTTCTTGTGATTGTTTTTGGTGAAATTTTGCCCAAGATAATCTCATCAAAAAATTCCGAACTTGTTTCATCTCTCCTTTCTGGGTTTGTAAATATCGCCTCAATAATTTTTTATCCATTCACTGAGTTATTTCTTATTCTCACGAACGCATTTAAAAAAAGGATTCCAAAGCCAGAATCAAATGTCCTTGTTGAGGAGATAGAACCATTAATTGAACTTGGCGGAAAATACGGCGTGATACATAACGAGGAGAAAAAAATTATAAAAAACCTTCTTCAATTTCCCGAAAAAACGGTCAAAGATGTGATGACATCCAGAGTTGATATGGTTGCGATTGAGCTCGGGACGGAATTAAATCAGATAATAAAAGTGATCAGGGAGACGGGATTTTCCCGTTTGCCTGTGTATCAGGAGCAAATTGACAATATAATTGGTATTTTATATGCTAAAGACATCATCCAATTTGTAAGGGATAGAAAAGCGAGGAAAAAATTTGATATAAGAAAAATTCTCCGTGAGCCGATTTTCGTTCCAGAGACGATGAGATTGAAAACATTGCTTCAAGAGTTCAAACAAAGGAAAATGCACATAGCGATCGTAGTTGATGAATTTGGCGGGACAGCCGGTCTTGTGACTTTGCAGGATATAATAACGGAAATTTTCGGTGAGATAGAAAGGGATTTACAAGAGGATAAACTTTTTGAGAAAGTCGGTGAAAATGAATTTGTTTTTGATGGGGGTTTATCAATAGATGAGGCAAATGAGATACTCGGGACGAACCTTAAAACAACGCAAAGCGATTATGACACTATCGGTGGATTTGTCCTTGAGATAACAGGGAAAATTCCAAAGGAAAGAGATGTTATAATTTATGAAAACCTTAAATTCACAATTGAGAAGGTTGATAACAGACGGATAAAGAAAATCAGAGTTGAAAAATTAAAGGAGCAAAGCGATGTTTAA